A genomic segment from Corylus avellana chromosome ca5, CavTom2PMs-1.0 encodes:
- the LOC132181068 gene encoding uncharacterized protein LOC132181068 isoform X3 — protein sequence MKGDVSNEMKKQENHRNHISRDATLGGDLWTDGLICAFEFVQGHGKIQLGQDAIREVPSNELNSRVPLKEEKFCKSSPQLKYGTGDTDMHDDHSYSQDNLSSHFHKKKDFPRSYWMPIGWARITELIQKVQVYAGWASQLVDFTDNEDDVPVAEVATPYWEHAVGPTWWCHVAAGHPNINDWLNNAQWLHPAICIALRDESRLISERMKYLLYEVPVRVAGGLLFELLGQSAGDPFVEEDDTPIVLRSWLAQNFLVTALHVKGSASNINVLGIAEVQELLAVGGTNIPRTAHEITAHLACRLARWDDRLFRKYIFGAADEVELKFMDRRNHEDLHLFSVILNQEIRRLSTQVIRVKWSLHAREEIVFELLQHLSGTTTRDLLEGIRKSTREMIEEQEAVRGRLFTIQDVMQSTVRAWLQIFGRPDR from the exons ATGAAAGGCGATGTGAGCAATGAAATGAAGAAGCAAGAGAATCATAGAAACCACATTAGTAGAGATGCCACACTGGGGGGTGATCTTTGGACTGATGGACTTATTTGTGCTTTTGAATTTGTTCAAGGCCATGGGAAGATCCAGCTAGGACAAGATGCTATTAGAGAGGTGCCATCAAATGAACTAAATAGTCGTGTACCCCTAAAGGAGGAGAAATTTTGTAAATCTTCACCCCAATTAAAATATGGAACTGGTGATACCGATATGCATGATGATCATAGTTATAGCCAGGACAATCTCTCAAGCCATTTCCATAAGAAGAAAGATTTTCCAAGAAGTTACTGGATGCCAATAGGCTGGGCTAGAATTACTGAACTTATCCAGAAAGTGCAAGTTTATGCTGGCTGGGCCTCACAGTTGGTCGACTTCACAGATAATGAAGATGATGTTCCTGTTGCAGAAGTGGCAACTCCTTACTGGGAACATGCGGTTGGGCCCACTTGGTGGTGTCATGTAGCAGCAGGTCATCCAAACATCAATGACTGGCTGAATAATGCTCAGTGGTTGCATCCTGCTATCTGTATTGCTTTGCGAGATGAAAGTAGGCTGATAAGTGAGCGAATGAAGTACCTTCTCTATGAG GTTCCTGTTAGAGTTGCTGGGGGGCTATTATTTGAGCTCCTTGGCCAATCAGCTGGGGATCCATTTGTTGAGGAAGATGACACTCCCATTGTTCTTCGATCATGGTTGGCACAGAACTTTCTAGTAACAGCATTGCATGTCAAAGGGTCAGCATCTAATATTAATGTGCTAGGTATTGCAGAAGTCCAG GAACTGCTTGCTGTTGGAGGTACAAATATACCAAGAACTGCTCATGAAATCACAGCACATCTTGCTTGCCGCCTTGCCCGATGGGATGATAG GTTATTTCGCAAATATATATTTGGAGCTGCAGATGAAGTTGAGTTGAAGTTTATGGACAG GAGAAACCATGAAGATTTGCATCTATTTAGTGTAATTCTGAATCAGGAGATCAGAAGGTTATCAACCCAG GTTATCAGAGTGAAATGGTCACTCCATGCAAGAgaggaaattgtgtttgagcTACTTCAACATTTGAGTGGGACTACGACAAGGGACTTGCTAGAAGGAATAAGAAAGAGTACGAGGGAAATGATTGAAGAGCAAGAAGCAGTTCGTGGTCGATTATTCACAATTCAAGATGTCATGCAGAGCACAGTTCGTGCATGGTTGCAG ATTTTTGGACGGCCAGACCGGTGA
- the LOC132181068 gene encoding uncharacterized protein LOC132181068 isoform X4, whose product MKGDVSNEMKKQENHRNHISRDATLGGDLWTDGLICAFEFVQGHGKIQLGQDAIREVPSNELNSRVPLKEEKFCKSSPQLKYGTGDTDMHDDHSYSQDNLSSHFHKKKDFPRSYWMPIGWARITELIQKVQVYAGWASQLVDFTDNEDDVPVAEVATPYWEHAVGPTWWCHVAAGHPNINDWLNNAQWLHPAICIALRDESRLISERMKYLLYEVPVRVAGGLLFELLGQSAGDPFVEEDDTPIVLRSWLAQNFLVTALHVKGSASNINVLGIAEVQELLAVGGTNIPRTAHEITAHLACRLARWDDRLFRKYIFGAADEVELKFMDRRNHEDLHLFSVILNQEIRRLSTQVIRVKWSLHAREEIVFELLQHLSGTTTRDLLEGIRKSTREMIEEQEAVRGRLFTIQDVMQSTVRAWLQKPHSYT is encoded by the exons ATGAAAGGCGATGTGAGCAATGAAATGAAGAAGCAAGAGAATCATAGAAACCACATTAGTAGAGATGCCACACTGGGGGGTGATCTTTGGACTGATGGACTTATTTGTGCTTTTGAATTTGTTCAAGGCCATGGGAAGATCCAGCTAGGACAAGATGCTATTAGAGAGGTGCCATCAAATGAACTAAATAGTCGTGTACCCCTAAAGGAGGAGAAATTTTGTAAATCTTCACCCCAATTAAAATATGGAACTGGTGATACCGATATGCATGATGATCATAGTTATAGCCAGGACAATCTCTCAAGCCATTTCCATAAGAAGAAAGATTTTCCAAGAAGTTACTGGATGCCAATAGGCTGGGCTAGAATTACTGAACTTATCCAGAAAGTGCAAGTTTATGCTGGCTGGGCCTCACAGTTGGTCGACTTCACAGATAATGAAGATGATGTTCCTGTTGCAGAAGTGGCAACTCCTTACTGGGAACATGCGGTTGGGCCCACTTGGTGGTGTCATGTAGCAGCAGGTCATCCAAACATCAATGACTGGCTGAATAATGCTCAGTGGTTGCATCCTGCTATCTGTATTGCTTTGCGAGATGAAAGTAGGCTGATAAGTGAGCGAATGAAGTACCTTCTCTATGAG GTTCCTGTTAGAGTTGCTGGGGGGCTATTATTTGAGCTCCTTGGCCAATCAGCTGGGGATCCATTTGTTGAGGAAGATGACACTCCCATTGTTCTTCGATCATGGTTGGCACAGAACTTTCTAGTAACAGCATTGCATGTCAAAGGGTCAGCATCTAATATTAATGTGCTAGGTATTGCAGAAGTCCAG GAACTGCTTGCTGTTGGAGGTACAAATATACCAAGAACTGCTCATGAAATCACAGCACATCTTGCTTGCCGCCTTGCCCGATGGGATGATAG GTTATTTCGCAAATATATATTTGGAGCTGCAGATGAAGTTGAGTTGAAGTTTATGGACAG GAGAAACCATGAAGATTTGCATCTATTTAGTGTAATTCTGAATCAGGAGATCAGAAGGTTATCAACCCAG GTTATCAGAGTGAAATGGTCACTCCATGCAAGAgaggaaattgtgtttgagcTACTTCAACATTTGAGTGGGACTACGACAAGGGACTTGCTAGAAGGAATAAGAAAGAGTACGAGGGAAATGATTGAAGAGCAAGAAGCAGTTCGTGGTCGATTATTCACAATTCAAGATGTCATGCAGAGCACAGTTCGTGCATGGTTGCAG AAGCCTCACAGTTACACATAA
- the LOC132181068 gene encoding uncharacterized protein LOC132181068 isoform X2 yields the protein MKGDVSNEMKKQENHRNHISRDATLGGDLWTDGLICAFEFVQGHGKIQLGQDAIREVPSNELNSRVPLKEEKFCKSSPQLKYGTGDTDMHDDHSYSQDNLSSHFHKKKDFPRSYWMPIGWARITELIQKVQVYAGWASQLVDFTDNEDDVPVAEVATPYWEHAVGPTWWCHVAAGHPNINDWLNNAQWLHPAICIALRDESRLISERMKYLLYEVPVRVAGGLLFELLGQSAGDPFVEEDDTPIVLRSWLAQNFLVTALHVKGSASNINVLGIAEVQELLAVGGTNIPRTAHEITAHLACRLARWDDRLFRKYIFGAADEVELKFMDRRNHEDLHLFSVILNQEIRRLSTQVIRVKWSLHAREEIVFELLQHLSGTTTRDLLEGIRKSTREMIEEQEAVRGRLFTIQDVMQSTVRAWLQDRSLTVTHNLGVFGGCGLVLSIITGLFGINLDGMPGAEESPYAFLMFSAILVLLGIMLIAVGLIYLGLRKPIIEEDVQVRKLELQELVRMFQHEAESHAQVRKTIPQTSMPPAPAGRLPGGAGYVLIS from the exons ATGAAAGGCGATGTGAGCAATGAAATGAAGAAGCAAGAGAATCATAGAAACCACATTAGTAGAGATGCCACACTGGGGGGTGATCTTTGGACTGATGGACTTATTTGTGCTTTTGAATTTGTTCAAGGCCATGGGAAGATCCAGCTAGGACAAGATGCTATTAGAGAGGTGCCATCAAATGAACTAAATAGTCGTGTACCCCTAAAGGAGGAGAAATTTTGTAAATCTTCACCCCAATTAAAATATGGAACTGGTGATACCGATATGCATGATGATCATAGTTATAGCCAGGACAATCTCTCAAGCCATTTCCATAAGAAGAAAGATTTTCCAAGAAGTTACTGGATGCCAATAGGCTGGGCTAGAATTACTGAACTTATCCAGAAAGTGCAAGTTTATGCTGGCTGGGCCTCACAGTTGGTCGACTTCACAGATAATGAAGATGATGTTCCTGTTGCAGAAGTGGCAACTCCTTACTGGGAACATGCGGTTGGGCCCACTTGGTGGTGTCATGTAGCAGCAGGTCATCCAAACATCAATGACTGGCTGAATAATGCTCAGTGGTTGCATCCTGCTATCTGTATTGCTTTGCGAGATGAAAGTAGGCTGATAAGTGAGCGAATGAAGTACCTTCTCTATGAG GTTCCTGTTAGAGTTGCTGGGGGGCTATTATTTGAGCTCCTTGGCCAATCAGCTGGGGATCCATTTGTTGAGGAAGATGACACTCCCATTGTTCTTCGATCATGGTTGGCACAGAACTTTCTAGTAACAGCATTGCATGTCAAAGGGTCAGCATCTAATATTAATGTGCTAGGTATTGCAGAAGTCCAG GAACTGCTTGCTGTTGGAGGTACAAATATACCAAGAACTGCTCATGAAATCACAGCACATCTTGCTTGCCGCCTTGCCCGATGGGATGATAG GTTATTTCGCAAATATATATTTGGAGCTGCAGATGAAGTTGAGTTGAAGTTTATGGACAG GAGAAACCATGAAGATTTGCATCTATTTAGTGTAATTCTGAATCAGGAGATCAGAAGGTTATCAACCCAG GTTATCAGAGTGAAATGGTCACTCCATGCAAGAgaggaaattgtgtttgagcTACTTCAACATTTGAGTGGGACTACGACAAGGGACTTGCTAGAAGGAATAAGAAAGAGTACGAGGGAAATGATTGAAGAGCAAGAAGCAGTTCGTGGTCGATTATTCACAATTCAAGATGTCATGCAGAGCACAGTTCGTGCATGGTTGCAG GACAGAAGCCTCACAGTTACACATAACTTAGGAGTTTTTGGCGGATGTGGGCTTGTTCTTTCCATCATCACTGGACTTTTTGGGATCAATTTGGATGGTATGCCTGGAGCTGAAGAGTCACCATATGCATTTCTTATGTTTTCTGCCATCCTCGTCTTGCTTGGAATCATGTTAATTGCAGTTGGGTTGATCTACCTTGGGTTAAGAAAACCCATTATTGAAGAGGATGTTCAAGTAAGAAAATTAGAGCTCCAAGAGCTGGTTAGGATGTTTCAGCATGAAGCAGAATCCCATGCACAAGTTCGAAAAACTATTCCTCAAACCAGTATGCCTCCAGCTCCTGCAGGTAGACTCCCTGGTGGTGCAGGTTATGTTCTCATCAGCTAA
- the LOC132181068 gene encoding uncharacterized protein LOC132181068 isoform X1, with translation MKGDVSNEMKKQENHRNHISRDATLGGDLWTDGLICAFEFVQGHGKIQLGQDAIREVPSNELNSRVPLKEEKFCKSSPQLKYGTGDTDMHDDHSYSQDNLSSHFHKKKDFPRSYWMPIGWARITELIQKVQVYAGWASQLVDFTDNEDDVPVAEVATPYWEHAVGPTWWCHVAAGHPNINDWLNNAQWLHPAICIALRDESRLISERMKYLLYEVPVRVAGGLLFELLGQSAGDPFVEEDDTPIVLRSWLAQNFLVTALHVKGSASNINVLGIAEVQELLAVGGTNIPRTAHEITAHLACRLARWDDRLFRKYIFGAADEVELKFMDRRNHEDLHLFSVILNQEIRRLSTQVIRVKWSLHAREEIVFELLQHLSGTTTRDLLEGIRKSTREMIEEQEAVRGRLFTIQDVMQSTVRAWLQDRSLTVTHNLGVFGGCGLVLSIITGLFGINLDGMPGAEESPYAFLMFSAILVLLGIMLIAVGLIYLGLRKPIIEEDVQVRKLELQELVRMFQHEAESHAQVRKTIPQTSMPPAPADFWTARPVMDNLQNRENSHSEVC, from the exons ATGAAAGGCGATGTGAGCAATGAAATGAAGAAGCAAGAGAATCATAGAAACCACATTAGTAGAGATGCCACACTGGGGGGTGATCTTTGGACTGATGGACTTATTTGTGCTTTTGAATTTGTTCAAGGCCATGGGAAGATCCAGCTAGGACAAGATGCTATTAGAGAGGTGCCATCAAATGAACTAAATAGTCGTGTACCCCTAAAGGAGGAGAAATTTTGTAAATCTTCACCCCAATTAAAATATGGAACTGGTGATACCGATATGCATGATGATCATAGTTATAGCCAGGACAATCTCTCAAGCCATTTCCATAAGAAGAAAGATTTTCCAAGAAGTTACTGGATGCCAATAGGCTGGGCTAGAATTACTGAACTTATCCAGAAAGTGCAAGTTTATGCTGGCTGGGCCTCACAGTTGGTCGACTTCACAGATAATGAAGATGATGTTCCTGTTGCAGAAGTGGCAACTCCTTACTGGGAACATGCGGTTGGGCCCACTTGGTGGTGTCATGTAGCAGCAGGTCATCCAAACATCAATGACTGGCTGAATAATGCTCAGTGGTTGCATCCTGCTATCTGTATTGCTTTGCGAGATGAAAGTAGGCTGATAAGTGAGCGAATGAAGTACCTTCTCTATGAG GTTCCTGTTAGAGTTGCTGGGGGGCTATTATTTGAGCTCCTTGGCCAATCAGCTGGGGATCCATTTGTTGAGGAAGATGACACTCCCATTGTTCTTCGATCATGGTTGGCACAGAACTTTCTAGTAACAGCATTGCATGTCAAAGGGTCAGCATCTAATATTAATGTGCTAGGTATTGCAGAAGTCCAG GAACTGCTTGCTGTTGGAGGTACAAATATACCAAGAACTGCTCATGAAATCACAGCACATCTTGCTTGCCGCCTTGCCCGATGGGATGATAG GTTATTTCGCAAATATATATTTGGAGCTGCAGATGAAGTTGAGTTGAAGTTTATGGACAG GAGAAACCATGAAGATTTGCATCTATTTAGTGTAATTCTGAATCAGGAGATCAGAAGGTTATCAACCCAG GTTATCAGAGTGAAATGGTCACTCCATGCAAGAgaggaaattgtgtttgagcTACTTCAACATTTGAGTGGGACTACGACAAGGGACTTGCTAGAAGGAATAAGAAAGAGTACGAGGGAAATGATTGAAGAGCAAGAAGCAGTTCGTGGTCGATTATTCACAATTCAAGATGTCATGCAGAGCACAGTTCGTGCATGGTTGCAG GACAGAAGCCTCACAGTTACACATAACTTAGGAGTTTTTGGCGGATGTGGGCTTGTTCTTTCCATCATCACTGGACTTTTTGGGATCAATTTGGATGGTATGCCTGGAGCTGAAGAGTCACCATATGCATTTCTTATGTTTTCTGCCATCCTCGTCTTGCTTGGAATCATGTTAATTGCAGTTGGGTTGATCTACCTTGGGTTAAGAAAACCCATTATTGAAGAGGATGTTCAAGTAAGAAAATTAGAGCTCCAAGAGCTGGTTAGGATGTTTCAGCATGAAGCAGAATCCCATGCACAAGTTCGAAAAACTATTCCTCAAACCAGTATGCCTCCAGCTCCTGCAG ATTTTTGGACGGCCAGACCGGTGATGGATAACTtgcaaaacagagaaaatagTCACTCAGAAGTCTGTTGA